A stretch of Fibrobacter sp. DNA encodes these proteins:
- a CDS encoding TraB/GumN family protein, whose protein sequence is MKSLLIGLCALLFVACASTGEGVSQSSVAKQRHFLWKVSDGDSHVWILGSIHFADSTFYPLSSDISNAFDESEELAVEINIADDSVAATVTKNSLEKGMLPQGKRLKEVLPIALWNSLDSLCTVWNFPNMALMNLRPWLAAMTLSSIAIQRSGIDPAYGIDAVLLDSAALRGMPIVGLETAEEQVGALADSSEGDSLGIYYLENTLKEISELDSMVAQMSRAWKTGDDSLMVQVLNSGKKADSSARDSLMEAESDRRVYKERNEKMAVGIAQFLSENRKVFVVVGAAHLVLDRDNVIELLRRRGLKVERF, encoded by the coding sequence ATGAAGTCCCTTCTTATAGGATTGTGCGCGTTGTTGTTTGTGGCCTGTGCTTCGACGGGCGAAGGCGTTTCCCAGAGTTCTGTTGCAAAGCAACGGCATTTTTTGTGGAAGGTTTCGGATGGGGATTCCCATGTGTGGATTCTCGGGAGCATCCATTTTGCGGACAGTACCTTTTATCCTCTTTCATCAGACATTTCGAACGCTTTTGACGAGTCCGAGGAACTGGCGGTAGAAATCAACATCGCCGACGATTCCGTGGCGGCAACCGTTACAAAAAACAGTCTAGAAAAGGGTATGCTCCCCCAGGGGAAGCGCCTGAAAGAGGTGCTACCCATCGCCCTCTGGAATTCTCTGGACAGTCTTTGCACCGTGTGGAACTTTCCGAACATGGCACTCATGAATTTGCGGCCCTGGCTTGCCGCCATGACGTTAAGCTCCATCGCCATCCAGCGCTCGGGAATCGACCCTGCCTACGGTATAGACGCGGTCCTTTTGGACAGTGCCGCCCTCCGGGGCATGCCCATCGTTGGGCTTGAAACTGCCGAAGAACAGGTGGGCGCCCTGGCGGACTCTTCGGAAGGGGATTCATTGGGCATCTACTATTTGGAAAATACCCTGAAAGAGATTTCGGAACTGGATTCCATGGTGGCCCAGATGTCCCGCGCCTGGAAAACGGGAGACGATTCCCTGATGGTCCAGGTGTTGAATTCCGGGAAGAAGGCCGATTCGTCGGCACGGGACTCCCTGATGGAGGCGGAGTCCGATCGGCGGGTTTACAAGGAGCGGAACGAAAAGATGGCGGTCGGTATCGCACAGTTTCTCTCTGAAAACCGCAAGGTGTTCGTGGTGGTAGGGGCTGCCCATCTGGTTTTGGACCGGGACAATGTCATCGAGCTGCTCCGCCGCCGTGGCCTGAAGGTGGAACGGTTCTAA
- a CDS encoding iron ABC transporter permease yields MRRTVLGFVVLSLCVVALSFITLVSGPVDVSMGGLLDSPIFWDLRLPRVAAALLAGVALSVSGLSLQTVFQNPLAGPFVLGISSGASFAVALSMLAGLGFGRFGTLGAAAVGSLAVTALVLGISTRFRNNTVLLVAGLLIGYFIDACISLLITWSDAESLRVYVSWGMGSFGRLTSDGIWIFVVAVAAGLALIGASVRYLNGARLGDDFARGLGIRVSLYKKLVLLGASVLAAAVTAFCGPVAFLGIAVPHLAYLLFCSSNHRVLLPGSALCGATLALLAGLLPEYPLNAVLSLVGVPVILWVLVRSSRRGGL; encoded by the coding sequence ATGCGGCGGACGGTTTTAGGCTTTGTCGTCCTGTCCCTTTGTGTTGTAGCCCTTTCGTTCATTACCCTCGTAAGCGGCCCCGTGGATGTTTCCATGGGTGGTCTTCTTGATTCCCCGATTTTTTGGGACTTGCGTCTCCCTCGTGTGGCGGCGGCGCTACTTGCAGGTGTCGCCCTTTCGGTGTCTGGTCTTTCGCTCCAGACGGTTTTCCAAAACCCCCTGGCGGGCCCCTTTGTGCTGGGCATCAGCAGCGGGGCGAGCTTTGCGGTGGCATTGTCCATGCTGGCGGGCCTTGGCTTTGGGAGGTTCGGTACTTTGGGGGCTGCTGCTGTCGGATCCCTTGCGGTAACAGCCCTGGTGCTTGGAATTTCGACCAGGTTCCGGAACAACACGGTACTCCTGGTGGCGGGGCTCCTGATTGGCTACTTTATCGACGCCTGCATAAGCCTCCTGATTACCTGGAGCGATGCCGAATCCCTGCGGGTCTATGTTTCCTGGGGCATGGGAAGTTTCGGCAGACTTACTTCTGACGGTATCTGGATTTTCGTGGTGGCCGTGGCTGCAGGCCTGGCCTTGATTGGCGCTTCGGTTCGTTACCTGAACGGGGCCCGTTTGGGCGATGACTTTGCCCGTGGGCTTGGCATTCGGGTGTCGCTCTACAAGAAGCTGGTGCTTCTGGGAGCCTCCGTTCTGGCGGCGGCGGTTACCGCCTTCTGTGGTCCTGTCGCCTTTCTTGGGATTGCGGTGCCCCATTTGGCCTACCTGCTGTTTTGCAGTTCCAACCATCGCGTCCTGTTGCCGGGTTCTGCCCTGTGCGGTGCGACTTTGGCGCTTTTGGCGGGACTCTTGCCGGAGTATCCCCTGAATGCAGTCCTGAGCCTGGTGGGCGTGCCTGTGATTCTTTGGGTGCTGGTCCGGTCTTCTAGAAGAGGGGGCCTGTAA
- a CDS encoding ABC transporter ATP-binding protein, which translates to MLLNLRQVTFGYESPLASPLDMEVQAGQVVALVGENGSGKSTLLKTLGGMLLPLDGSLELEGRPLAEYGLRELSKKVALVRMGLAAPAEMTVREFVSLGRSPYAGFLDGHSREDERIIDSAMDDMDVTLFENCKVAELSDGE; encoded by the coding sequence ATGCTATTGAACTTGCGTCAGGTGACCTTCGGGTATGAGTCTCCGTTGGCGAGTCCTCTGGACATGGAAGTCCAGGCGGGTCAGGTGGTAGCCCTGGTAGGGGAGAACGGCTCTGGCAAGAGTACGCTTCTCAAGACCCTCGGGGGAATGCTGCTACCTTTGGACGGATCTCTGGAACTGGAGGGCCGCCCCCTTGCGGAATACGGCCTGCGGGAACTGTCCAAGAAGGTGGCGCTGGTCCGTATGGGGCTTGCGGCCCCTGCCGAGATGACGGTCCGTGAGTTCGTGTCTTTGGGCCGTTCGCCCTATGCGGGATTTCTGGACGGACACAGTCGCGAAGACGAAAGAATTATCGATTCCGCTATGGATGACATGGATGTTACTTTGTTTGAAAATTGCAAGGTGGCGGAACTTTCCGACGGGGAGTGA